In Fibrobacter sp. UWB15, the following proteins share a genomic window:
- a CDS encoding MATE family efflux transporter, which yields MRINQTFCGRRFKSMLLTASLSVCAEFINLFIDKIVAARMLGENALAAISFFTPLFSVILFASSIVMVGSLVCYSIELGRMNKNKADRFFGQSIILSVTIGILLVIAFAIGKRLLFSYMNVAPELMQFVNEFYGWFLGLAFLIPLNNTLQEMVYVDGDTKTCNASYVALLIGNAILSCICCHYWGMSGIAFGTVISVILSTIVLSTHFARKHNSLRFIWHFNIRDIASVIRFSMAEACEFLFFAFFAGVMNMYFASSIGGTKFAILSIVYEIIELSVIFNGIWMAAEPLINIYRGEENNKGIVQTMRFVNWTIFKLSLLTTAFLLFFAPLLTKIFSFETEETAIEAAFAIRACGIGILPLALVKIYAAFHVHEKPFLSFLFIFLVSFACPLVSVIAMNVFIGHEYVWLGFGIAPFIAFSAGVTCQLLFYGKEHFPLLLEHFSKENYWYTHDIDLTPENLIHYLDNFGKLMDHRFVSNKSKLKAMLLIEELGMTIFESNKGKKVFLEVSIKMKKDDFFVVIKDDGKIMDLTDLEQSVTGLRMYFVNMFMTVQREKQYLLTSNYNRHVFHFEK from the coding sequence ATGCGCATTAACCAGACATTTTGCGGTAGACGATTCAAGTCCATGCTTCTTACAGCATCGCTTTCTGTCTGCGCAGAATTCATAAACCTCTTTATCGACAAAATTGTTGCCGCCCGAATGCTGGGCGAAAACGCGCTTGCCGCCATTTCGTTCTTTACCCCTCTCTTTTCGGTCATTCTATTCGCCAGTTCGATCGTCATGGTCGGGAGCCTCGTCTGCTACTCCATTGAGCTCGGACGCATGAACAAAAACAAGGCGGACCGATTCTTTGGACAGAGCATTATTCTTTCGGTTACCATCGGCATTTTGCTGGTCATCGCATTTGCCATAGGCAAGCGCCTCTTGTTCAGCTACATGAATGTAGCTCCCGAACTAATGCAATTCGTCAACGAATTCTACGGATGGTTCCTGGGACTCGCCTTCTTGATTCCCCTGAACAACACCTTGCAAGAAATGGTGTATGTGGACGGCGACACTAAAACATGCAACGCATCGTACGTAGCTTTACTCATAGGCAACGCCATTTTATCTTGTATATGCTGTCATTATTGGGGCATGTCCGGCATCGCGTTCGGCACCGTCATTTCGGTCATTCTCAGCACCATCGTTCTCAGCACGCACTTTGCCAGAAAGCACAATTCTCTGCGTTTCATTTGGCATTTCAACATACGCGATATAGCCTCGGTCATTCGCTTTAGTATGGCCGAAGCTTGTGAATTCCTGTTCTTCGCTTTTTTTGCAGGCGTCATGAACATGTATTTTGCAAGTTCCATTGGAGGCACCAAATTCGCAATTCTTTCTATCGTTTACGAAATCATTGAATTGAGCGTCATATTCAACGGCATATGGATGGCCGCCGAGCCACTCATCAACATTTACCGCGGCGAAGAAAACAATAAAGGCATCGTGCAAACCATGCGCTTTGTCAATTGGACTATTTTCAAGTTAAGTTTGCTTACCACGGCATTTCTTCTCTTTTTCGCGCCCTTACTCACGAAGATTTTCAGCTTTGAAACCGAAGAAACCGCTATCGAAGCCGCATTCGCCATCCGCGCCTGTGGCATCGGGATTTTGCCACTCGCATTGGTAAAAATCTACGCGGCATTCCACGTTCACGAAAAGCCGTTCCTTTCATTCCTGTTCATTTTCCTTGTTTCATTCGCATGCCCGTTGGTTAGCGTTATTGCCATGAACGTCTTTATCGGGCACGAATATGTATGGCTAGGCTTTGGAATTGCACCCTTTATAGCATTCAGTGCAGGAGTAACTTGCCAGCTACTTTTTTATGGCAAGGAACACTTTCCGCTGCTCCTAGAGCATTTCTCCAAAGAAAACTACTGGTACACACACGATATCGACCTCACTCCCGAAAACTTAATCCATTATCTTGACAACTTTGGCAAGCTCATGGATCATCGCTTCGTAAGCAACAAAAGCAAACTCAAGGCGATGTTACTCATCGAAGAACTCGGAATGACTATTTTCGAAAGCAACAAGGGGAAAAAGGTCTTCTTGGAAGTTTCCATCAAAATGAAGAAGGACGATTTCTTTGTCGTCATCAAAGACGATGGAAAAATTATGGACCTCACAGATCTCGAACAATCCGTGACAGGCCTTAGAATGTATTTCGTGAATATGTTCATGACGGTGCAGCGCGAAAAGCAATATCTGCTAACGTCGAACTACAACCGCCACGTATTCCACTTTGAAAAGTAA
- a CDS encoding argininosuccinate synthase produces MAKKESKKKVVLAYSGGLDTSIIIPWLKENYDCEVIAFAADLGQNDFPDAKALEDKALKTGASKCYVLDLKKEFLEDYVWPTVRAGAKYEGTYLLGTSFARPLIAKYQVKIAEKEGAYAVAHGATGKGNDQVRFELTYAALNPKLEVIAPWKDPKWTFHSREDAIDYAAAHKIPLNGISKKKIYSEDGNLWHLSHEGGVLEFPEQEHKYEFLKHTNTYEKAPNKADHVTITFDKGNPVAIDGKKMGAVELLEYLNKIGGKNACGLLDIVENRLVGLKSRGVYETPGGTLLYKAHECLEQLVLDKETLFEAQKMSMTYANLVYNGQWFTPLRQAMDAFFAEVNKVVTGDVTLKLYKGNIIPAGIKSPYSLYDMGLGGFTDVDMYDQKDATGFIRCYGLPLKTRALLLGNKTNVDFGKPVVLPKK; encoded by the coding sequence ATGGCTAAGAAAGAATCCAAGAAGAAGGTTGTCCTCGCTTATAGCGGTGGACTCGATACTTCCATCATCATCCCCTGGCTCAAGGAAAACTACGACTGCGAAGTGATCGCTTTCGCCGCCGACCTCGGTCAGAACGACTTCCCGGACGCTAAGGCCCTCGAAGACAAGGCTTTGAAGACTGGCGCATCCAAGTGCTACGTTCTCGACCTCAAGAAGGAATTCCTCGAAGACTACGTTTGGCCGACCGTTCGCGCCGGTGCCAAGTACGAAGGAACCTACCTCCTGGGTACCTCTTTCGCCCGTCCGCTCATCGCCAAGTACCAGGTGAAGATTGCTGAAAAGGAAGGCGCCTACGCTGTTGCTCACGGTGCTACCGGTAAGGGTAACGACCAGGTCCGTTTCGAACTGACCTACGCCGCCTTGAACCCGAAGCTCGAAGTCATTGCTCCGTGGAAGGACCCGAAGTGGACGTTCCACAGCCGCGAAGACGCTATCGACTACGCTGCCGCTCACAAGATTCCGCTCAACGGCATCAGCAAGAAGAAGATTTACTCCGAAGACGGTAACCTGTGGCACCTCTCTCACGAAGGTGGCGTCCTGGAATTCCCGGAACAGGAACACAAGTACGAATTCCTCAAGCACACCAACACGTATGAAAAGGCCCCGAACAAGGCTGACCACGTGACGATTACTTTCGATAAGGGTAATCCGGTGGCTATCGACGGCAAGAAGATGGGCGCTGTGGAACTCCTCGAATACCTGAACAAGATTGGCGGCAAGAATGCTTGCGGTCTCCTGGACATCGTCGAAAACCGCCTCGTTGGCCTCAAGAGCCGCGGCGTGTACGAAACTCCGGGTGGCACGCTCCTGTACAAGGCTCACGAATGCCTTGAACAGCTCGTGCTCGACAAGGAAACTTTGTTCGAAGCCCAGAAGATGTCCATGACGTACGCGAACCTCGTGTACAATGGCCAGTGGTTCACTCCGCTCCGCCAGGCTATGGACGCCTTCTTCGCCGAAGTCAACAAGGTTGTTACCGGTGACGTGACCCTCAAACTCTACAAGGGCAACATCATTCCGGCCGGCATCAAGAGCCCCTACAGCCTCTACGACATGGGCCTCGGTGGCTTCACCGACGTCGATATGTACGACCAGAAGGACGCAACGGGCTTCATCCGCTGTTACGGTCTGCCGCTCAAGACGCGCGCCCTGTTGCTCGGCAACAAGACGAACGTGGACTTCGGCAAGCCGGTTGTGCTCCCGAAGAAGTAA
- the murB gene encoding UDP-N-acetylmuramate dehydrogenase — MQILENEPMCKHTSFKVGGAARYYVKAECINDIQGAVALAREKGLPSFILGNGTNLLVSDKGFDGVVITLAGEFSAIEDLGNGAFKVGAATPLGRFARSALKQGFAGIHKLAGIPGTLGGAIYMNAGAYGQEIGTCCTQVTILDSDGSIREISNADCAFGYRQSIFSLRHREAESRNNPFETILSATFQLPAASAEGKTADDLEAELAECMAKRKASQPLNMPNAGSTFKRLEHGSADMPQQIAPGFYIEQAGLKGYRIGGAEVSTVHANFIVNAGGATAADIKQLSEFVQQKVAEKFGIQLKREIILLGKF, encoded by the coding sequence ATGCAAATTCTTGAAAACGAACCGATGTGCAAGCACACCTCTTTTAAGGTGGGTGGGGCCGCTCGCTATTACGTGAAGGCGGAATGCATAAACGACATTCAGGGCGCTGTCGCGCTTGCCCGCGAAAAGGGACTTCCCTCCTTTATTTTGGGTAATGGAACGAATCTGCTTGTCTCAGACAAGGGTTTTGACGGCGTTGTCATCACACTCGCCGGAGAATTTTCTGCCATCGAAGATTTAGGAAACGGCGCTTTTAAAGTCGGAGCGGCTACCCCGCTCGGCAGGTTTGCCCGCAGCGCACTCAAGCAAGGTTTTGCAGGCATTCACAAACTTGCAGGAATCCCTGGCACCTTGGGTGGCGCGATTTACATGAATGCGGGCGCCTACGGCCAAGAAATCGGAACCTGCTGCACACAAGTCACCATACTTGATAGCGACGGAAGCATTCGCGAAATTTCTAACGCCGACTGCGCCTTCGGGTATAGACAAAGTATTTTTTCGCTACGTCATCGCGAGGCTGAAAGCCGAAACAATCCATTTGAAACAATTTTATCGGCCACATTCCAGCTGCCCGCCGCAAGCGCAGAAGGCAAGACTGCCGACGACCTCGAAGCGGAACTCGCCGAATGCATGGCCAAGCGCAAGGCAAGCCAGCCGTTGAACATGCCGAACGCAGGCTCCACCTTCAAGCGCCTCGAACACGGCAGCGCCGACATGCCGCAACAAATCGCGCCGGGCTTTTACATTGAACAAGCTGGCCTCAAGGGTTACCGCATCGGTGGCGCCGAAGTCAGCACCGTGCACGCAAACTTCATCGTAAACGCAGGCGGCGCTACCGCCGCCGACATCAAGCAGTTAAGCGAATTTGTTCAGCAAAAAGTCGCCGAGAAATTCGGCATTCAACTGAAGAGAGAAATAATCCTGTTAGGAAAATTTTAG
- a CDS encoding DUF2589 domain-containing protein produces the protein MSQTSTLENIFFTPINAIISADFMAAKRTADFINEYGFTNEKDQIDNDTTDVGNLKKTSFRYNQVGANGEPITKVMTLPTLSMIPLPLLHVDQADFDFAVRVIDTENDNKTKLTDSRPVVETKKIIATLAAQTDKNKKSNESSPHLDANIYVKVKVVQSDMPAGLSNLLALMGTNTQNIPLEQIIPRENTVKVEIGKGAESAITLKDPLTNRPIANELVTVYYDESTELSLSSEKKHWGNGLAMVTNSQGTIPWVASIKNHGQVKVGMSQKVTFTHSNGATCSVDIYFYEK, from the coding sequence TTTCACTCCGATCAACGCCATTATCTCTGCGGATTTCATGGCGGCGAAAAGGACGGCCGATTTCATTAATGAATACGGCTTTACTAACGAAAAAGATCAAATCGACAACGACACCACCGATGTCGGAAACTTGAAAAAGACCTCATTCCGTTACAATCAAGTCGGTGCAAACGGGGAACCCATCACGAAGGTGATGACGCTTCCGACTCTGTCGATGATTCCCCTGCCCCTTTTGCATGTTGACCAAGCGGATTTTGACTTTGCCGTTCGCGTGATAGATACCGAGAACGACAACAAAACAAAGTTGACCGATTCAAGACCGGTCGTTGAAACGAAAAAAATCATCGCAACGCTTGCTGCGCAAACCGACAAGAACAAAAAAAGCAACGAAAGCAGCCCCCACCTAGACGCAAACATTTACGTCAAAGTAAAAGTGGTGCAATCCGACATGCCTGCCGGATTGAGCAATCTGCTGGCCTTAATGGGCACCAACACACAGAACATACCCTTGGAACAGATTATCCCGCGTGAAAACACAGTCAAGGTAGAAATCGGAAAGGGCGCTGAATCCGCAATTACCTTAAAGGATCCGTTAACGAACCGACCTATCGCAAACGAACTAGTCACTGTTTACTATGATGAATCTACCGAGCTGTCCCTTTCTAGCGAAAAGAAACACTGGGGCAACGGCCTTGCCATGGTTACAAACAGCCAAGGTACCATTCCGTGGGTCGCAAGCATCAAAAATCATGGGCAGGTCAAAGTCGGCATGTCCCAGAAGGTCACGTTCACTCATAGCAACGGAGCCACATGCTCTGTTGACATCTACTTCTACGAGAAATAA
- a CDS encoding VanZ family protein, with the protein MFESLFDKYPFFRAVPCVLCMAIIFKISSLTNEQLEDFPHVWDKLAHFCEYATLAGCYAMLWTRNEWSKRQWLRVLIVGVLALAYGCTDEYHQSFVEGRDSSVLDLVADLTGGLTGGIVYAIVTRILNRYDPVPEKELEVDSRR; encoded by the coding sequence ATGTTTGAATCGCTATTTGACAAGTACCCCTTCTTTAGAGCCGTGCCTTGCGTACTCTGCATGGCAATCATTTTTAAGATTTCTTCGCTGACTAATGAACAGCTTGAAGATTTTCCGCATGTTTGGGACAAACTGGCTCACTTTTGCGAATATGCGACTCTTGCCGGTTGTTACGCCATGCTCTGGACCCGTAACGAATGGTCCAAACGTCAGTGGCTGCGCGTGCTGATTGTGGGCGTACTTGCTCTCGCTTACGGTTGCACCGACGAATACCACCAGAGCTTTGTCGAAGGCCGTGACAGTAGCGTGCTCGATTTGGTGGCCGACTTGACAGGTGGCCTCACGGGCGGTATTGTTTACGCCATCGTTACGCGAATCTTGAATCGCTACGACCCCGTGCCTGAAAAAGAGTTGGAAGTAGACAGTAGACGGTAG
- a CDS encoding CHC2 zinc finger domain-containing protein produces MTNEELKQFKSAISITAVAQSLGVEVSHGKCRCFFPQRHSHGDRTPSVSISEERGTFRCWVCDDVRGDVISLVQVVKDCSFTEALNWLMEQYPFLVPASARKEMAKIAERAASAAARPHAPGPATVRVPEMAPPEPEEPPLVSEDDRKKIILSFLKRLSPVDNTPAGKWLARRRIYKPVWDKMLLRTISNYEEVNNSLKADFGEEVLKYVGLFNDKGHLRYYKHPLIFPYLDPQRRAFYFQSRAIDNTVVPKELNLRGTVPYPYNMVALDQKPGWVYLCEGVVDTLTFLGQKINAVGIPGVRSFKVEWLNLFRNKNVVLCLDHDEAGRSGMEYIGNLFTQAGIHNVILGEGMENLPTAMKEGEDINDWFGGKK; encoded by the coding sequence ATGACCAACGAAGAACTGAAACAATTCAAGTCGGCGATTTCGATTACCGCCGTCGCGCAGAGCCTAGGAGTAGAAGTATCCCATGGCAAATGCCGTTGTTTCTTTCCGCAGCGTCATTCGCATGGCGACCGAACGCCTTCGGTATCCATTTCCGAAGAACGTGGAACGTTCCGTTGCTGGGTTTGCGACGATGTCCGCGGCGACGTGATTTCGTTGGTGCAGGTTGTAAAGGATTGCAGTTTTACCGAGGCGCTCAACTGGCTTATGGAGCAATACCCGTTCCTGGTGCCTGCTTCTGCCCGTAAAGAAATGGCGAAGATTGCGGAACGTGCCGCTAGCGCCGCTGCGCGTCCGCATGCGCCGGGTCCGGCTACGGTTCGTGTACCCGAAATGGCTCCGCCCGAACCTGAAGAGCCGCCTCTCGTTTCCGAAGACGACCGCAAGAAAATCATCCTTTCGTTCCTCAAGCGTTTAAGCCCTGTCGACAATACGCCTGCAGGTAAGTGGCTCGCTCGCCGTCGCATCTACAAGCCCGTGTGGGACAAGATGCTTTTGCGCACCATTAGCAACTACGAAGAGGTGAACAACAGCCTCAAGGCGGACTTTGGCGAAGAGGTGCTGAAGTACGTGGGTCTCTTTAACGACAAAGGGCATTTGCGTTACTACAAGCACCCGCTGATTTTTCCGTATCTGGACCCGCAACGCAGGGCGTTCTATTTCCAGTCGCGTGCGATTGACAATACGGTAGTCCCCAAGGAACTCAACCTGCGCGGCACGGTGCCGTACCCCTACAATATGGTGGCGCTGGACCAAAAGCCGGGCTGGGTCTACCTGTGCGAAGGTGTTGTGGATACGCTCACTTTTTTAGGACAAAAGATTAACGCGGTCGGAATTCCGGGTGTCCGCAGCTTCAAAGTGGAGTGGTTGAATCTTTTTAGAAACAAAAATGTGGTACTTTGTCTGGATCACGATGAAGCGGGCCGCTCTGGTATGGAATATATCGGTAACTTGTTCACACAAGCGGGCATTCATAATGTAATTTTAGGCGAAGGAATGGAAAACTTGCCCACGGCCATGAAAGAAGGTGAAGACATCAATGATTGGTTCGGAGGAAAGAAGTAA
- a CDS encoding class I SAM-dependent rRNA methyltransferase, which produces MKAITLKAGREKSALRYHPWIFSGAVDEVIGDPELGDTVEVYSYKSDFLGLAAYSPKSQIRGRFWTFGEKANIDREFFSDLLDRAIAARKSRGFDIEDKESAFRLINAENDGIPGCIIDKYADIYSVEILAAGAEIHRETIYELLAEKTHCRGIYERCDSDVRKKEGLQLRTGCVYGEVSDEPIIINENGILFPIDVKNGHKTGYYLDQRDARRRIGELSKGKKVLNCFCYTGGFGLYALRGGCEKVYQVDVSKDALKLAKEGIMRNKLSTAHATHVEADVFQYLRKCRDKAETFDLIVLDPPKFVESKDNLQKGARGYKDINLLAMKLLAEGGMLATFSCSGLMEMDLFQKIIADAAADAKRRVQIIERFGQPADHPVNTAFPEGQYLKGLLVQVV; this is translated from the coding sequence ATGAAAGCGATTACCTTGAAAGCCGGACGCGAAAAGTCCGCATTGCGTTACCACCCTTGGATTTTTAGCGGAGCCGTTGACGAAGTTATCGGCGACCCGGAACTTGGCGACACCGTTGAAGTTTACAGCTACAAGAGCGATTTTCTGGGTCTTGCGGCATACTCGCCCAAGTCCCAGATCCGTGGGCGTTTTTGGACGTTCGGCGAAAAGGCTAACATTGACCGCGAATTCTTTAGCGACTTGCTTGACCGCGCCATAGCCGCCCGCAAGAGCCGCGGCTTCGATATCGAAGACAAGGAATCGGCATTCCGCCTGATCAACGCCGAAAACGACGGCATCCCGGGCTGCATCATCGACAAGTATGCCGACATCTATTCTGTCGAAATCTTGGCCGCCGGCGCCGAAATCCATCGCGAAACGATTTACGAACTGCTCGCCGAAAAGACGCACTGCCGCGGCATCTACGAACGCTGCGATTCCGACGTTCGCAAGAAAGAAGGCCTGCAGCTGCGCACCGGTTGCGTATATGGCGAAGTGAGCGATGAACCGATCATCATCAACGAAAACGGAATCCTTTTCCCCATCGACGTGAAGAACGGTCACAAGACTGGTTACTACCTGGACCAGCGCGACGCTCGTCGCCGCATTGGCGAACTTTCCAAGGGCAAGAAGGTTCTGAACTGCTTCTGCTATACCGGCGGCTTTGGGCTCTACGCTCTCCGCGGCGGTTGCGAAAAAGTTTATCAGGTGGATGTTTCCAAGGACGCGCTCAAGCTCGCCAAGGAAGGCATCATGCGTAACAAACTCAGCACCGCCCACGCAACTCATGTGGAAGCCGACGTGTTCCAGTACCTGCGCAAGTGCCGCGACAAGGCCGAAACATTCGACCTCATCGTACTCGACCCGCCCAAGTTCGTGGAAAGCAAAGACAACCTGCAGAAGGGCGCCCGCGGCTACAAGGACATCAACCTGCTCGCCATGAAGCTCTTGGCCGAAGGCGGCATGCTCGCGACGTTTAGCTGCTCGGGCCTTATGGAAATGGACTTGTTCCAGAAGATTATCGCGGATGCCGCCGCCGATGCCAAGCGGCGCGTTCAAATCATTGAACGCTTCGGCCAACCCGCCGACCACCCCGTGAATACGGCTTTCCCCGAAGGTCAGTACCTGAAAGGACTCCTGGTGCAGGTTGTATAG
- the mtgA gene encoding monofunctional biosynthetic peptidoglycan transglycosylase: protein MDKVKLYFGKVKDFFKWFTSTTFARVAGVILKWLYRTINFIIRQALLILIIYSAIFSVAASYALYRAFIYGYDIYDGVAQLKDTQPEMSKYMEALRDSNPNIEIKHTYVPLDSISPYLRKAVIASEDAGFYFHPGFDIRAIAEALNANQMAGKTKFGGSTITQQLAKNLFLSGERSFNRKFKELAYALLMEHELGKDRILELYLNYAQWGKDIFGCQEACRTYYKKSCAKLSVDQAINLAAMLASPGKHHPHMRESQFMAKRRAVIYQNMFPKKDSVLVDSLRQLMAPPPKDSSAKGAAKASEKSMEKSPAKNVDKKPEKASEKNPSKTSEKSTKAPAKASTKKK from the coding sequence ATGGATAAAGTGAAACTGTATTTTGGTAAGGTCAAGGACTTTTTTAAGTGGTTTACGAGTACCACGTTCGCCCGTGTGGCAGGTGTTATACTCAAGTGGCTTTACCGCACTATCAATTTCATAATCCGCCAGGCCTTGTTGATCCTGATTATCTATTCTGCTATTTTCTCGGTGGCGGCCTCTTACGCCTTGTACCGCGCCTTTATTTACGGCTATGACATTTACGACGGTGTGGCGCAACTGAAAGATACTCAGCCCGAAATGAGCAAGTACATGGAAGCTTTGCGCGATTCCAACCCGAATATCGAAATCAAGCATACTTACGTGCCGCTCGATTCCATCAGTCCGTACCTGCGTAAGGCAGTCATTGCAAGCGAAGATGCTGGCTTCTACTTCCACCCGGGATTTGATATTCGTGCCATTGCCGAAGCCTTGAATGCAAACCAGATGGCGGGCAAAACCAAGTTCGGAGGTTCTACGATTACGCAGCAGCTCGCGAAGAACCTCTTCTTGAGCGGGGAACGCTCTTTCAATCGCAAGTTCAAGGAACTCGCCTACGCCCTGTTGATGGAACATGAACTCGGCAAGGACCGCATTCTGGAACTGTACTTGAATTACGCCCAGTGGGGCAAGGATATCTTTGGCTGCCAGGAAGCCTGCCGCACCTATTACAAGAAGAGCTGCGCCAAGCTCAGCGTAGACCAGGCGATCAACTTGGCCGCCATGCTCGCAAGCCCGGGCAAGCACCACCCGCACATGCGCGAAAGCCAGTTCATGGCCAAGCGCCGCGCCGTGATTTACCAGAACATGTTCCCCAAGAAGGACAGCGTGCTGGTGGATTCTCTGCGGCAGCTGATGGCCCCACCGCCGAAGGACAGCTCTGCCAAGGGTGCTGCGAAGGCATCGGAAAAATCTATGGAAAAGTCCCCGGCTAAAAACGTGGACAAAAAGCCCGAAAAGGCTTCGGAGAAAAATCCGTCGAAGACTTCTGAAAAGTCGACGAAGGCTCCTGCGAAAGCCTCTACCAAAAAGAAATAA